The Prosthecobacter sp. genome has a segment encoding these proteins:
- a CDS encoding peptidyl-prolyl cis-trans isomerase, which yields MALIINGEHIDDEIIEAEFRQIKGHFERTLQVACCERDPEFRTMAKDNLVSRAILGQESRRRFPEVAEADVTARLTKLIDDAGGETQFYMNLGMAVKDEALIRDNVAGGVRLDKTLQEIYAPEPVPTEAELRACYEANLKHYMTEEEIKASHITKSLQGAKSRQEVYQAMRDVRSQLLAGADFAKIAEEHRADEQQQIDLGWFKRGEFMEEFETIAFSMGESEISPVFNTQLGFHVCTVTGRKPSVARPFDEVKEDVKIRFLEEHRDKKFNAFLEELKATAKIEDTDPEEGANCGH from the coding sequence ATGGCTCTCATCATCAACGGCGAACACATCGACGACGAAATAATCGAGGCGGAATTCCGCCAGATCAAAGGACACTTTGAACGCACCCTCCAGGTCGCCTGCTGCGAACGTGACCCCGAATTCCGCACCATGGCCAAGGACAACCTTGTCTCCCGGGCCATCCTCGGCCAGGAAAGCCGCCGCCGTTTCCCTGAAGTCGCCGAAGCGGATGTCACCGCCCGTTTGACCAAGCTCATCGACGACGCCGGTGGCGAAACGCAGTTCTACATGAATCTCGGCATGGCCGTCAAAGACGAGGCCCTCATCCGCGACAACGTCGCCGGTGGCGTGCGCCTTGACAAAACGCTCCAGGAAATCTACGCCCCGGAACCCGTGCCCACCGAGGCCGAGCTGCGGGCCTGCTACGAGGCCAATCTCAAGCACTACATGACCGAGGAGGAAATCAAAGCCTCCCACATCACCAAGAGCCTCCAGGGAGCCAAAAGCCGCCAGGAAGTCTATCAGGCCATGCGCGATGTCCGTTCCCAGCTCCTCGCCGGGGCCGATTTCGCCAAAATCGCCGAGGAACACCGCGCCGACGAGCAGCAGCAGATCGACCTCGGCTGGTTCAAGCGCGGCGAGTTCATGGAGGAGTTTGAAACCATCGCCTTCTCCATGGGCGAGAGCGAGATCAGCCCCGTCTTCAACACCCAGCTCGGCTTCCACGTCTGCACCGTCACCGGCCGCAAACCTTCGGTCGCTCGTCCTTTCGACGAGGTGAAGGAGGACGTGAAAATCCGCTTCCTTGAAGAGCACCGCGACAAAAAGTTCAACGCCTTCCTCGAAGAGCTCAAAGCCACCGCCAAGATCGAGGACACCGATCCTGAAGAAGGTGCCAACTGCGGCCATTGA
- a CDS encoding D-alanyl-D-alanine carboxypeptidase family protein yields MTGAAVWSLASCANQGVVRAIPVAPGTTYLQPGAAEQSDGAPHMMQVMLPEQPMLVATSGPSIRAASYLLLDARTGQHLAGRNFETARAVASTQKLVTALVVLDAGNLDKMVRVQASDVAVEPTRLGLKPGEVYSRRMLLYAFLVKSCNDVANVLARDNAGSIGAFADKMNAKVRSLGATNSHFCNPHGLTVRGQYSTARDMARVAMAAYRNGVIRDAVRRKYYTFHRADGRTVTLESTNELLGVMPECNGMKTGYTVASGRCLISSAASGSREVILVQLGTKTKYIWEDARIMMGWGLQRLRSRGGVAVAWTAN; encoded by the coding sequence ATGACAGGAGCGGCCGTGTGGTCGCTGGCGAGTTGTGCGAACCAAGGAGTGGTGCGCGCGATTCCCGTGGCACCGGGCACCACTTACCTCCAGCCCGGCGCGGCAGAACAGAGCGATGGTGCACCTCACATGATGCAGGTGATGCTACCGGAGCAGCCGATGCTGGTGGCGACGTCTGGTCCCTCGATTCGCGCGGCATCGTATCTGCTGCTGGATGCGCGTACGGGCCAGCACCTGGCTGGGCGCAATTTTGAAACCGCGCGGGCAGTGGCAAGCACCCAGAAGCTAGTGACGGCGCTGGTGGTGCTGGATGCAGGAAATCTCGACAAGATGGTGCGCGTGCAGGCATCGGACGTGGCGGTGGAGCCGACACGCCTGGGGTTGAAGCCTGGGGAGGTCTATTCCCGGCGTATGCTGCTGTATGCCTTCCTGGTGAAGAGCTGTAACGACGTGGCCAATGTGCTGGCGCGTGACAATGCGGGCAGCATCGGCGCCTTTGCGGACAAGATGAACGCGAAGGTGCGCTCGCTAGGGGCCACAAATTCCCACTTCTGCAATCCGCATGGGCTGACCGTCAGAGGGCAGTATTCCACCGCGCGTGACATGGCCCGTGTGGCGATGGCCGCCTATCGCAATGGTGTGATTCGCGACGCGGTGCGGCGGAAGTACTACACCTTCCACCGGGCGGACGGGCGCACGGTCACGCTGGAGAGCACCAACGAGCTGTTGGGCGTGATGCCAGAGTGCAACGGCATGAAAACCGGCTACACGGTGGCCAGCGGACGTTGTTTGATCTCAAGTGCGGCCAGCGGCAGCCGTGAGGTGATTCTGGTGCAGCTCGGCACCAAGACGAAGTACATCTGGGAGGATGCCCGCATCATGATGGGCTGGGGTCTGCAACGGCTGCGCTCACGCGGTGGTGTGGCGGTGGCGTGGACGGCAAATTGA